One region of Jatrophihabitans cynanchi genomic DNA includes:
- a CDS encoding DMT family transporter: MFVVAFGLLAAVSYGVGDFVGAFASRRQSAVTVLLHSYPVGAVLMLLMLPFFPGSVDGRVIGFGIAGGLAGLVGVVIMYALMVIAPMNVISPVTAVLAAIVPVLFGVAVGERPRPSAWFGILLGVTAVLLVSRTTEDHPHGKIAFRILAFATLAGLGFGFYFIFLARAGDDSGLWPLVISRIASALAIIPLAAQQGAMRRVPNRLLGYVVLAGCCDALANMFFLLASRHGLLSLASVLTSLYPAVTVMLAVGLLHEHTSKVQRAGLALAAASIVLITV, translated from the coding sequence GTGTTCGTCGTCGCCTTCGGCCTGCTCGCGGCCGTCAGTTACGGCGTCGGGGACTTCGTCGGCGCCTTCGCCTCGCGACGGCAGAGCGCGGTGACGGTGCTGCTGCACAGCTATCCGGTCGGCGCCGTGCTGATGTTGCTCATGTTGCCGTTCTTCCCGGGCAGCGTCGACGGCCGGGTGATCGGGTTCGGGATCGCGGGCGGCCTCGCCGGCCTGGTCGGCGTGGTGATCATGTACGCGCTGATGGTCATCGCGCCGATGAACGTGATCTCACCGGTGACCGCGGTGCTGGCCGCGATCGTCCCGGTGCTGTTCGGCGTCGCCGTCGGTGAGCGCCCGCGCCCGAGCGCCTGGTTCGGCATCCTGCTCGGCGTGACCGCCGTGTTGCTGGTGAGCCGCACGACCGAGGACCACCCGCACGGCAAGATCGCCTTCCGGATCCTGGCGTTCGCGACCCTCGCGGGGCTCGGCTTCGGCTTTTACTTCATCTTCCTGGCGCGCGCCGGCGACGACTCCGGGCTGTGGCCACTGGTCATCTCGCGGATCGCGTCCGCGCTGGCGATCATCCCGCTGGCGGCGCAGCAGGGCGCGATGCGGCGGGTGCCGAACCGGCTGCTCGGCTACGTCGTGCTGGCCGGCTGCTGCGACGCGCTGGCGAACATGTTCTTCCTGCTCGCCAGCCGGCACGGGCTGCTCTCGCTCGCCAGCGTGCTGACCTCGCTGTACCCCGCGGTCACCGTCATGCTCGCGGTCGGCCTGCTGCACGAGCACACCAGCAAGGTGCAGCGGGCCGGCCTGGCCCTGGCCGCCGCGTCGATCGTGCTGATCACGGTGTAG
- a CDS encoding GNAT family N-acetyltransferase: MAIELSRPGADRLGGIVGALRDWQQDTSPMQVHPGDLGWYWRFGVAPMAAALRTWSRDGELLAIGFLDGPGVLRMTVAPHLWHDDALARQVVADVSEPERGVLAAGEASVEAPDGTRVQELLAEAGWEAGEPWTPLRRDLTGPADQAALRIDVVAPGHEAEFIAVHRSAWGSSRFTAELWRAMSTGLPYTDARCLLGHDDHGVAVAGVTVWSAGAGKPGLLEPMGVHADHRGRGYGAAICVAAAAELKSMGSSSAMVCTPSANTAAVATYRSAGYQPMPERLDRTRRA, translated from the coding sequence GTGGCGATCGAGCTGAGCAGGCCGGGCGCCGACCGGCTCGGCGGCATCGTGGGCGCCCTGCGCGACTGGCAGCAGGACACCTCGCCGATGCAGGTGCATCCGGGCGACCTGGGCTGGTACTGGCGGTTCGGCGTGGCGCCGATGGCGGCGGCGCTTCGGACCTGGAGCCGCGACGGGGAGCTCCTCGCCATCGGTTTCCTGGACGGGCCCGGGGTGTTGCGGATGACCGTCGCCCCCCACCTGTGGCACGACGACGCGCTCGCCCGCCAGGTGGTCGCGGACGTGTCCGAACCAGAACGTGGCGTCCTTGCGGCAGGAGAGGCGTCAGTGGAGGCGCCGGACGGCACCCGGGTGCAGGAGCTGCTGGCCGAGGCCGGTTGGGAGGCCGGCGAGCCGTGGACTCCGCTGCGCCGCGACCTGACGGGACCGGCGGACCAAGCGGCGTTGCGCATCGACGTCGTCGCGCCCGGGCACGAGGCCGAGTTCATCGCCGTCCACCGGTCGGCGTGGGGCAGTTCGCGGTTCACCGCCGAGCTGTGGCGGGCGATGTCGACCGGGCTGCCGTACACCGACGCGCGGTGCCTGCTGGGTCACGACGATCACGGCGTCGCAGTAGCGGGGGTGACCGTGTGGTCCGCCGGTGCCGGCAAGCCCGGGTTGCTCGAACCGATGGGCGTCCACGCCGACCATCGCGGTCGCGGCTACGGCGCGGCGATCTGCGTTGCCGCCGCGGCCGAACTCAAGAGCATGGGTTCGTCGAGCGCGATGGTGTGCACGCCCAGCGCCAACACCGCCGCCGTCGCCACCTACCGCTCGGCCGGGTACCAGCCGATGCCAGAGCGGCTGGACCGAACCCGGCGAGCCTGA
- a CDS encoding SAM-dependent methyltransferase, giving the protein MTLVESDRPASQRGIDPVRWPDVAVVPNRPVRAAVATRIFRRTVERLPLRVVEAGGRRYGGGSASDPLLQLRRPSSFFHRLGAAGTIGFGEAYMAGDWTTDDLTGVVAAFASHMRELVPAVFQRLRHAVLHRQPDADDNTVEGARANVRRHYDLSNDLFKTFLDETLTYSSAVFDGEPAHSPELLADAQRRKIDRLLDAANVREGTRLLEVGTGWGELSIRAAQRGAQVTTLTISIEQADLARERIEAAGLSERVDVQLRDYRMVHGEFDAIVSVEMIEAVGANHWSEYFGTLDRALRPGGRVGLQAILQDDAIVRATQDTYTWIRKYIFPGGQLASAEAINSTLRSHTRLHVIDRYSFGRHYAETLRRWRDRFEEQAGKVASLGFDDTFRRMWSLYLAYSEAGFRTGYLDVAQFTLAKPAG; this is encoded by the coding sequence ATGACACTCGTCGAGTCCGACCGGCCCGCGTCGCAGCGCGGGATCGATCCGGTGCGGTGGCCGGACGTCGCGGTCGTACCCAACCGGCCGGTCCGGGCCGCGGTCGCCACCCGCATCTTCCGGCGCACCGTGGAGCGGCTCCCACTGCGCGTCGTCGAGGCGGGCGGACGGCGGTACGGCGGCGGCAGTGCGTCCGACCCGCTGCTGCAGCTGCGCCGGCCCAGCTCGTTCTTCCACCGCCTCGGCGCCGCCGGGACGATCGGGTTCGGCGAGGCCTACATGGCCGGCGACTGGACGACGGATGACCTGACCGGTGTCGTGGCCGCCTTCGCGTCGCACATGCGCGAGCTCGTCCCGGCAGTGTTCCAGCGGCTGCGTCACGCGGTGCTGCACCGCCAGCCGGACGCCGACGACAACACGGTCGAGGGCGCGCGCGCCAACGTCCGCCGGCACTACGACCTGTCCAACGACCTGTTCAAGACGTTCCTGGACGAGACACTGACCTACTCCTCCGCGGTGTTCGACGGCGAGCCCGCGCACAGCCCCGAACTGCTCGCCGACGCGCAGCGCCGCAAGATCGACCGGCTGCTCGACGCCGCGAACGTGCGCGAGGGAACCCGGCTGCTCGAGGTCGGCACCGGATGGGGCGAGTTGTCGATCCGCGCCGCCCAGCGCGGCGCTCAGGTCACCACCCTCACGATCTCGATCGAACAGGCCGATCTGGCCCGCGAGCGGATCGAGGCGGCCGGGCTGAGCGAGCGCGTCGACGTCCAGTTGCGCGACTACCGGATGGTGCACGGCGAGTTCGACGCGATCGTCAGTGTCGAGATGATCGAGGCGGTGGGCGCGAACCACTGGAGCGAGTACTTCGGCACGCTGGACCGGGCGTTGCGCCCCGGCGGGCGGGTCGGCCTGCAGGCGATCTTGCAGGACGACGCCATCGTGCGCGCCACGCAGGACACCTACACCTGGATCCGCAAGTACATCTTCCCCGGCGGGCAACTCGCCTCGGCCGAGGCGATCAACAGCACGCTGCGCTCGCACACCCGGCTGCACGTCATCGACCGGTACAGCTTCGGACGGCACTACGCCGAGACGCTGCGGCGCTGGCGGGACCGCTTCGAGGAGCAGGCCGGCAAGGTGGCCTCGCTCGGCTTCGACGACACGTTCCGGCGCATGTGGTCGCTGTACCTGGCCTACTCGGAAGCCGGCTTTCGCACCGGTTATCTGGACGTAGCGCAGTTCACCCTCGCCAAGCCGGCCGGATAA
- a CDS encoding RNA polymerase subunit sigma-70, with amino-acid sequence MSAELLERARAGDRAAFAALVDPHRGELQAHCYRMLGSVQDAEDAVQETLLSAWLGLAGFEGRSSVRTWLYRVATNRCLNLVRAATRRPVAATPLPMTAPEPSRHGEVFWLQPYPDVLLDQLGDELPGPEAQYESREAISLAFVTALQTLAPKPRAVLLLRDVLGYPAAEAADLLGITEDAVNSALRRARAALDAARTAGGATDAAPPPAPGSPQERELTERFVAAFTELDIDAIVDMMSEDSWLKMPPLPFEYHGPEAARRFLTAVHAHRTGIDAMVPVRANEQPAWGMYVSDPTSEVLRLTGLVVLGLAGDRICEITRFEAAVGAHFGLPRTLPR; translated from the coding sequence GTGAGCGCGGAACTGCTCGAACGGGCCCGTGCCGGTGACCGTGCTGCGTTCGCGGCACTGGTCGATCCGCATCGCGGCGAGTTGCAGGCGCACTGCTACCGGATGCTCGGCTCGGTGCAGGACGCCGAGGACGCGGTGCAGGAGACGTTGTTGTCGGCCTGGCTCGGCCTGGCCGGCTTCGAGGGGCGGTCCTCGGTGCGGACCTGGTTGTACCGGGTGGCGACGAACCGGTGCCTCAACCTGGTGCGCGCGGCCACCCGTCGTCCGGTCGCCGCCACCCCGCTGCCGATGACGGCACCGGAACCCAGCCGGCACGGCGAGGTCTTCTGGCTTCAGCCGTACCCGGACGTCCTGCTGGACCAGCTGGGCGACGAGCTGCCCGGCCCCGAGGCGCAGTACGAGTCACGGGAGGCGATCTCCCTGGCCTTCGTGACCGCGCTGCAGACACTCGCACCCAAACCGCGGGCGGTGCTGCTACTGCGCGACGTGCTCGGCTACCCCGCCGCCGAGGCCGCGGACCTGCTCGGCATCACCGAGGACGCGGTGAACAGTGCCCTGCGGCGTGCCCGCGCGGCGCTGGACGCGGCCCGCACGGCCGGCGGCGCGACCGACGCCGCGCCGCCACCCGCACCCGGCTCGCCGCAGGAGCGCGAGCTGACCGAGCGCTTCGTCGCGGCCTTCACCGAACTCGACATCGACGCCATCGTCGACATGATGTCCGAGGACAGCTGGCTGAAGATGCCGCCGCTGCCGTTCGAGTACCACGGACCCGAGGCCGCCCGGCGGTTCCTCACTGCGGTGCACGCGCACCGGACCGGCATCGACGCGATGGTGCCGGTCCGGGCCAACGAGCAGCCCGCCTGGGGGATGTACGTCAGCGACCCGACGAGCGAGGTGCTGCGTCTGACGGGCTTGGTCGTGCTCGGCCTGGCCGGCGACCGGATCTGCGAGATCACCCGGTTCGAGGCAGCGGTCGGGGCGCACTTCGGCCTGCCCCGCACCCTGCCCCGCTGA
- a CDS encoding alpha/beta hydrolase, which yields MPALTDPALTVDLPDGAVHAVALVLHGGRESSHEPTRSLQLAVLRMRPFASALAGTSGLAVARLRYRARGWNGDLRSPVADTRWALAELRSRCGAAPVALLGHSMGGRTALYVADDPNVRAVAALAPWIERSDPVAPVAGRRLLLVHGDRDRITSPKRSAAFARAAVGVAESVGYLTVHGERHAMLRRARLWHRVAAGFVRCAVLDDAPERAGDELVANLVAKALAGDTDLQV from the coding sequence ATGCCCGCGCTGACCGACCCGGCGCTGACGGTCGACCTGCCGGACGGGGCGGTCCACGCGGTTGCGCTGGTGCTGCACGGCGGCCGCGAGAGCAGCCACGAGCCGACCCGTTCGCTGCAGTTGGCAGTGCTGCGCATGCGGCCGTTCGCGAGCGCGCTCGCCGGCACGTCCGGGCTCGCCGTCGCCCGGCTCCGCTACCGGGCGCGCGGCTGGAACGGCGATCTGCGCTCACCTGTCGCCGACACGCGGTGGGCCCTCGCCGAACTGCGCAGCCGGTGCGGTGCGGCACCGGTCGCCCTCCTCGGGCATTCGATGGGCGGGCGCACCGCCCTGTACGTGGCCGACGACCCGAACGTGCGCGCCGTCGCCGCCCTGGCGCCGTGGATCGAGCGCTCCGACCCGGTAGCGCCGGTCGCCGGGCGGCGGCTGTTGCTGGTGCACGGCGACCGGGACCGGATCACCAGCCCGAAACGCTCCGCCGCGTTCGCCCGCGCGGCCGTCGGGGTGGCCGAATCGGTCGGCTACCTCACCGTCCACGGCGAGCGGCATGCGATGCTTCGCCGCGCCCGGCTGTGGCACCGCGTCGCCGCGGGCTTCGTCCGCTGCGCAGTGCTGGACGACGCGCCCGAGCGCGCCGGCGACGAGCTGGTGGCAAACCTCGTCGCCAAGGCACTTGCCGGGGACACCGATTTGCAAGTGTGA
- a CDS encoding aldo/keto reductase, translated as MPTTTLGKTGPTVSVLGLGCMGMSGTYGRSDDEESIRTVRAALDTGITLLDTGDFYGSGHNEQLLATALRGRNREDYQLSVKFGGLRDPDGGFVGFDARPAAVGNFLAYSLNRLGVEHIDVYRPGRLDPDVPIEDTIAAIATQVERGRVRHIGLSEVGSQTIRRAAAVHPISDVQIEYSLLSRGIEDGVLDTCRELGIGITAYGVLSRGLIGAPRQQYEPGDHRASWPRFQGDNLDRNLALVAGLGPVAARHGITVAQLAIAWVAAQGSDIVPLVGMRTVSRIRPAVEALAVTLTAEDLADIDRALPAGAAAGARYPQALMSGLDSERRD; from the coding sequence ATTCCCACCACCACCCTCGGCAAGACCGGCCCCACCGTCAGCGTCCTCGGACTCGGCTGCATGGGCATGTCCGGTACCTATGGCCGGTCCGACGACGAGGAGAGCATCCGTACCGTCCGAGCGGCCCTGGACACCGGCATCACCCTGCTGGACACCGGCGACTTCTACGGCTCAGGGCACAACGAACAGCTGCTCGCCACGGCGCTGCGCGGCCGCAACCGGGAGGACTACCAGCTCAGCGTGAAGTTCGGCGGGCTGCGCGACCCCGACGGCGGGTTCGTCGGCTTCGACGCACGGCCCGCCGCCGTGGGCAACTTCCTGGCCTACTCGCTGAATCGGCTCGGTGTCGAGCACATCGACGTGTACCGCCCCGGACGCCTCGACCCGGACGTCCCGATCGAGGACACCATCGCAGCGATCGCCACCCAGGTCGAACGTGGCCGGGTGCGGCACATCGGGCTGTCCGAGGTCGGCTCGCAGACGATCCGGCGCGCGGCCGCCGTGCACCCGATCAGCGATGTGCAGATCGAGTACTCGCTGCTCAGCCGCGGCATCGAGGACGGCGTCCTGGACACCTGCCGCGAGCTCGGCATCGGCATCACCGCATACGGCGTGCTGTCGCGCGGGTTGATCGGCGCGCCCAGGCAGCAGTACGAGCCGGGGGACCACCGCGCGAGCTGGCCCCGCTTCCAGGGCGACAACCTGGACCGCAACCTCGCGCTCGTCGCTGGCCTGGGACCGGTCGCCGCCCGGCACGGCATCACCGTGGCCCAGCTCGCGATCGCCTGGGTCGCGGCGCAGGGCAGCGACATCGTGCCGCTGGTCGGGATGCGCACCGTGTCGCGGATCCGCCCGGCGGTCGAGGCGCTCGCGGTCACGCTCACGGCCGAGGACCTCGCCGACATCGATCGCGCCCTGCCCGCGGGTGCCGCGGCCGGCGCCCGCTACCCGCAGGCGCTGATGTCCGGTCTGGACAGCGAACGTCGCGACTGA
- a CDS encoding alpha/beta hydrolase has translation MSPAAVVRRLGAAVCGAALLAGCSQTVAGHGTVSALPSAGAPKASTTATTPATPTGSPAAPGTSGPEQLPITFAGCGSLFDSSAVPVPDALQGKITFGCGTIKVPLDYADPGGQQLSIELVKVHDTDNGTPLGSLLVNPGGPGGSGFELALGLTGQLSPSLLARFDLVGFDPRGVGLSSPVRCLSDAQKDRINAASPDVLTTAGFAAAKDLAKQTAEACSTKYGPALAQYNTVNTARDMDQIRKAVGEEKMNYLGFSYGTELGSIYAHLFPDRIRVAVLDGAVDPLTTGIASWAAQLAGFESAFDQFAADCLKRSPCKTLGNPRDVVYAIARTAAAHPLSTSDAGETRQVTRSLVLTGVLEALYARSEWPTLGAALLAARTGDGSGLLKLADSYNQRYGGRYSNIMEANTAISCNDEKPGPTDEAIRTTARAWAKTYPMFGTWSAISLFGCQQWQPQRTPVPLPTAATPVKVLVIGNLHDPATPYQGAVDLAKTMGNAELLSWDGEGHTSYLQGSSCVDNYVNAYLLRQKLPPPDTTCPR, from the coding sequence GTGTCCCCCGCTGCCGTAGTGCGTCGTCTTGGCGCAGCGGTCTGCGGGGCCGCGCTGCTCGCCGGCTGCTCGCAGACCGTGGCCGGCCACGGCACCGTTTCCGCGCTGCCGTCGGCCGGCGCGCCGAAGGCGAGCACCACGGCCACGACGCCCGCAACCCCGACCGGCAGCCCGGCCGCGCCGGGCACCTCCGGACCGGAACAGCTGCCGATCACCTTCGCGGGCTGTGGCTCGCTGTTCGACTCGTCCGCGGTTCCGGTGCCGGACGCGCTGCAGGGCAAGATCACCTTCGGCTGCGGCACCATCAAGGTGCCGCTGGACTACGCCGATCCGGGTGGCCAGCAGCTCTCCATCGAACTGGTCAAGGTCCACGACACCGACAACGGCACGCCGCTCGGGTCGCTGCTGGTCAACCCGGGCGGTCCGGGCGGTTCGGGCTTCGAACTCGCCCTGGGACTCACCGGCCAGCTGTCCCCGTCGCTGCTCGCCCGCTTCGACCTGGTCGGCTTCGATCCGCGCGGGGTCGGCCTGTCCAGCCCGGTGCGCTGCCTGAGCGACGCGCAGAAGGACCGCATCAACGCAGCCTCCCCGGACGTGCTCACCACGGCCGGCTTCGCCGCCGCGAAGGACCTCGCCAAGCAGACCGCCGAGGCGTGCAGCACCAAGTACGGCCCGGCCTTGGCGCAGTACAACACTGTGAACACGGCGCGGGACATGGACCAGATCCGCAAGGCCGTGGGCGAGGAGAAGATGAACTACCTCGGCTTCTCGTACGGCACCGAACTCGGCTCGATCTACGCCCACCTGTTCCCGGACCGCATCCGGGTCGCCGTCCTCGACGGTGCGGTCGACCCGCTCACGACCGGCATCGCGTCGTGGGCCGCACAGCTGGCCGGGTTCGAATCGGCGTTCGACCAGTTCGCCGCCGACTGCCTCAAGCGCAGCCCGTGCAAGACGCTCGGCAACCCGCGCGATGTCGTGTACGCCATCGCTCGGACGGCGGCCGCGCACCCGCTCAGCACCAGCGACGCCGGCGAGACGCGGCAGGTCACCCGCTCGCTCGTGCTGACCGGTGTCCTCGAGGCGCTGTACGCCCGGTCCGAATGGCCGACGCTCGGCGCAGCGCTGCTTGCCGCCCGCACCGGCGACGGCTCCGGACTGCTCAAGCTCGCCGACAGCTACAACCAGCGGTACGGCGGCCGGTACAGCAACATCATGGAGGCCAACACCGCGATCTCGTGCAACGACGAGAAACCCGGCCCGACCGACGAGGCGATCAGGACGACCGCCAGGGCATGGGCCAAGACCTACCCGATGTTCGGCACCTGGTCGGCGATCTCGCTGTTCGGCTGCCAGCAGTGGCAGCCGCAGCGCACCCCGGTGCCGCTGCCGACGGCCGCCACACCGGTCAAGGTGCTGGTGATCGGCAACCTGCACGACCCGGCGACGCCGTACCAGGGCGCTGTCGACCTGGCCAAGACCATGGGCAACGCCGAACTGCTCAGCTGGGACGGCGAGGGGCACACGTCATACCTGCAGGGCAGCAGCTGCGTCGACAACTACGTGAACGCCTACCTGCTGCGGCAGAAGCTGCCACCACCGGACACCACATGCCCGCGCTGA
- a CDS encoding ATP-dependent DNA ligase: protein MKLPVMPPVAPMLAKSVPTIPPGASYEPKWDGFRCICFRDGDEVEFGSRNERPMTRYFPELVEAVRAELPERCVLDGEIVIADDSGLDFEALQQRIHPAVSRVTLLAEQTPASFIAFDLLALGDDDYTGRPFTERRAALEGALSGVNAPIHLTPTTTDLELAERWFVELEGAHLDGVIAKPLSGTYQQDKRVMFKIKHVRTADCVLAGLRWHKTSTEATPLVGSLLLGLYNDEQKLQHVGVVGAFTAKRRAELVDELAPLLLGEGEPHPWQEWASAEAHQGQRLPGNVSRWNATKDLSFVPLRPERVLEVKYEHMEGTRFRHLAHFVRWREDRTPESCTYEQLEQPLTFALDDIVAGLGRGPAR, encoded by the coding sequence ATGAAGCTGCCCGTGATGCCGCCGGTCGCGCCGATGCTCGCCAAGTCGGTGCCGACGATCCCGCCCGGAGCGTCGTACGAGCCGAAGTGGGACGGCTTCCGGTGCATCTGCTTCCGGGACGGCGACGAGGTCGAGTTCGGCAGCCGCAACGAACGGCCGATGACGCGCTACTTCCCGGAACTGGTCGAGGCGGTCAGGGCCGAACTGCCCGAGCGCTGCGTGCTCGACGGCGAGATCGTCATCGCCGACGACTCCGGCCTGGACTTCGAGGCGCTGCAGCAGCGCATCCACCCCGCCGTCTCGCGCGTGACGTTGCTGGCTGAGCAGACGCCGGCGTCCTTCATCGCCTTCGATCTGCTCGCCCTCGGCGACGACGACTACACGGGCCGCCCGTTCACCGAGCGGCGCGCCGCGCTCGAGGGCGCGCTGTCCGGCGTGAACGCGCCGATCCATCTCACGCCGACGACCACCGACCTCGAGCTGGCCGAGCGCTGGTTCGTCGAGCTCGAGGGCGCGCACCTGGACGGTGTGATCGCCAAGCCGCTGAGCGGCACCTACCAGCAGGACAAGCGGGTGATGTTCAAGATCAAGCACGTTCGCACGGCCGACTGCGTGCTCGCCGGCCTGCGCTGGCACAAGACCTCGACCGAGGCGACGCCGCTGGTCGGATCGCTGTTGCTCGGGCTGTACAACGACGAGCAGAAGCTGCAGCACGTCGGAGTCGTCGGCGCGTTCACCGCCAAGCGCCGCGCCGAACTCGTCGACGAACTCGCACCGCTGTTGCTCGGCGAGGGCGAGCCGCACCCGTGGCAGGAGTGGGCCAGCGCCGAGGCACACCAGGGCCAGCGGCTGCCGGGCAACGTCAGCCGCTGGAACGCGACGAAGGACCTCTCGTTCGTACCGCTGCGTCCCGAGCGGGTGCTCGAGGTCAAGTACGAGCACATGGAGGGCACCCGGTTCCGGCACCTCGCCCACTTCGTCCGCTGGCGCGAGGACCGCACACCCGAGTCGTGCACCTACGAGCAGCTCGAGCAGCCGCTCACGTTCGCCCTCGACGACATCGTTGCCGGCCTCGGGCGTGGTCCGGCCCGCTGA
- a CDS encoding dihydrofolate reductase family protein, with protein sequence MRSLLPGPATDDVDLHACYARGWDDAGGLRVNFVSSVDGAATEDGVSKGLQTPGDNAVFAALRDLADVVLVGAGTIRVEGYGPAKVSRRRLGVRTERGYPATLPTAVVSRSLRLDPAAALFAAAPPDARTIVLTCAAGDPVVRAALEQVADVVVCGDDDVDLVLARTALEDRGLTRILSEGGPTLFADLARSGVVDELCLSVTPLLAGPGARRIVAGELWRGGPLPLTLTGLLEEDGALFCRYAVG encoded by the coding sequence ATGCGCTCGCTACTGCCCGGCCCTGCCACGGACGACGTGGACCTGCACGCCTGTTACGCCAGGGGCTGGGACGACGCCGGCGGGCTGCGGGTCAACTTCGTCAGCAGCGTGGACGGAGCGGCCACCGAGGACGGCGTGTCCAAGGGCCTGCAGACCCCGGGCGACAACGCCGTCTTCGCGGCGCTGCGCGATCTCGCCGATGTCGTCCTGGTCGGCGCCGGGACGATCCGCGTCGAGGGCTACGGCCCGGCCAAGGTGAGCCGGCGCCGGCTGGGCGTGCGCACCGAACGCGGCTATCCGGCGACGTTGCCGACCGCGGTCGTCAGCCGGTCGCTGCGCCTGGACCCCGCGGCCGCGCTGTTCGCCGCCGCGCCGCCGGACGCCCGCACGATCGTGCTCACCTGCGCCGCGGGCGATCCGGTCGTGCGGGCCGCGCTCGAGCAGGTCGCCGATGTCGTGGTGTGCGGCGACGACGACGTCGACCTGGTGCTCGCGCGCACCGCCCTCGAAGACCGCGGCCTCACCCGCATCCTCAGCGAGGGCGGCCCGACGCTGTTCGCCGACCTGGCGCGTTCCGGCGTGGTCGACGAGCTGTGCCTCAGCGTGACGCCGCTGCTGGCCGGCCCCGGCGCGCGACGCATTGTCGCGGGCGAGCTGTGGCGCGGCGGCCCACTGCCGCTCACCCTGACCGGCCTGCTCGAGGAGGACGGCGCGCTGTTCTGCCGTTACGCGGTGGGCTGA
- a CDS encoding MFS transporter: MTQLQLPARAPVEQDEQAGAMPALTVLLISLAYFMVTLDALVVVTALPSIHRQFGGSLATLQWTVSAYNTTYAAGILTAAALGDRLGRRRVFLGGLVLFAVASALCALAPNTATLIAFRSVQGLGAAAVMPTGLTLLSSAFPAEKRSAVVGIWGGVAGLGVAAGPLVGGGVTQGLSWHWIFWVNVPVGLLVFLGARLRVRESFGPRAPLDLPGLVSVTLGVGVLVWALVDGPQDGWTSAPVLLAFAAAAALLAAFVRRQAGAAAPMIPLGLFRSGRFAIAALTQLATGASIFSAAFLTSEYFQFGRGDGPLATGLRFLPWTATPLLVAPIAGAVHDRVGARRLVVPGLLMQAAGFVWIIHLAGTHGGYGAFVAPFVIAGVGISITLPCIPATGLNSVPPAWLGKASGVLTMSQLLGATVGVAITTIVFDANGSLLGADAATAGYRPALAVAAGLSVAGALLALGLRRTRQP; the protein is encoded by the coding sequence ATGACCCAGCTTCAGTTGCCCGCCCGGGCACCCGTGGAGCAGGACGAGCAAGCCGGCGCGATGCCGGCGCTGACCGTGCTGCTCATCTCGCTGGCGTATTTCATGGTGACGCTGGACGCGCTCGTGGTGGTCACCGCGCTGCCGTCCATCCACCGCCAGTTCGGCGGCAGCCTGGCCACCCTGCAATGGACGGTGAGCGCCTACAACACCACCTACGCCGCGGGCATCCTCACCGCGGCCGCGCTGGGCGACCGGCTGGGCAGGCGCCGCGTGTTCCTCGGCGGCCTGGTCCTGTTCGCGGTAGCGTCCGCACTGTGCGCGCTGGCGCCGAACACCGCGACCCTGATCGCGTTCCGCAGCGTGCAAGGCCTCGGCGCCGCGGCGGTCATGCCGACCGGGCTCACCCTGCTCAGCTCTGCCTTCCCCGCGGAGAAGCGCAGTGCGGTGGTCGGCATCTGGGGTGGTGTGGCCGGGCTCGGCGTGGCCGCGGGGCCGCTCGTCGGTGGCGGCGTCACCCAGGGCCTCAGCTGGCACTGGATCTTCTGGGTGAACGTTCCGGTCGGGCTGCTGGTGTTCCTGGGCGCGCGGCTGCGGGTGCGGGAGAGCTTCGGACCCCGTGCGCCGCTCGACCTGCCCGGGCTGGTCAGCGTGACGCTGGGCGTGGGGGTACTGGTGTGGGCGCTGGTGGACGGCCCGCAGGACGGCTGGACCAGCGCACCGGTGCTGCTCGCGTTCGCGGCGGCCGCCGCGCTGCTGGCGGCCTTCGTCCGGCGCCAGGCGGGAGCCGCGGCGCCGATGATCCCGCTCGGGCTGTTCCGGTCCGGGCGCTTCGCGATCGCCGCGCTGACCCAGTTGGCCACCGGAGCCTCGATCTTCTCGGCGGCCTTCCTGACCAGCGAGTACTTCCAGTTCGGTCGCGGCGACGGTCCACTCGCGACCGGCCTGCGCTTCCTGCCGTGGACGGCGACACCGCTGCTCGTCGCGCCGATCGCGGGCGCCGTCCATGACCGCGTCGGTGCACGGCGACTGGTCGTGCCCGGCCTGCTCATGCAGGCCGCCGGGTTCGTGTGGATCATCCACCTGGCCGGCACACACGGCGGCTACGGCGCGTTCGTCGCGCCGTTCGTGATCGCCGGCGTCGGGATCTCGATCACGCTGCCGTGCATCCCGGCAACCGGCCTCAACAGCGTCCCGCCGGCCTGGCTGGGCAAGGCCTCCGGCGTGCTGACCATGAGTCAGTTGCTCGGCGCGACGGTGGGCGTGGCGATCACGACGATCGTCTTCGACGCGAACGGCAGCCTGCTCGGCGCGGACGCGGCGACCGCGGGCTACCGTCCCGCGCTGGCCGTCGCGGCAGGTCTGTCGGTCGCCGGCGCGCTGCTGGCCCTCGGTCTGCGCCGAACGCGGCAGCCCTGA